A window from Citrus sinensis cultivar Valencia sweet orange chromosome 3, DVS_A1.0, whole genome shotgun sequence encodes these proteins:
- the LOC127900650 gene encoding uncharacterized protein LOC127900650: MVLAESDQIPTIIQIPRQIPRHELIKLMPLEWISNYEQFHNNTAPIQTSESMFERCQDGITAQEDLPITGFNSDGYPVYPAKQNGHFLWDVPGSGMCDPNCPCWDDWEEDDDYATTRKKKPKKKKSPVSCHHCDPKPPQGPPPPKELKWIAKHCKSETPSPIPLSTPPLTCMMFSSTSSDYSSSFPPLEIHTDSQQNVVSKPFVPSPITSSGHLEPPKPFELVLNWQTQNARAQNDTLLTINSKVEKISLRTEQLETKVDSISG; encoded by the exons ATGGTGTTAGCTGAATCTGACCAGATCCCCACCATAATCCAAATCCCAAGACAAATTCCCCGTCATGAGCTCAtcaagcttatgcctcttgaatggatctccaactatGAACAGTTCCATAACAATACAGCTCCTATTCAGACATCTGAAAGCATGTTTGAAAGATGCCAAGATGGAATA ACAGCTCAAGAAGACCTGCCCATTACAGGGTTCAATTCTGACGGCTACCCTGTTTATCCAGCCAAGCAAAATGGacatttcctatgggatgtCCCAGGCTCAGGCATGTGTGACCCAAATTGTCCTtgctgggatgattgggaagagGACGATGATTATGCCaccacaaggaaaaagaaacccaaaaagaaaaaatctccaGTCTCATGTCACCACTGTGACCCTAAACCACCACAAGGTCCTCCACCTCCAAAGGAACTCAAATGGATTGCAAAGCATTGCAAATCTGAGACTCCATCACCAATTCCACTTTCCACACCGCCACTgacttgtatgatgttttcatcCACTTCTTCCGACTATTCTTCCTCTTTTCCTCCTTTAGAGATTCACACCGACTCCCAACAAAATGTTGTGTCCAAACCCTTTGTCCCTTCACCAATTACCTCATCTGGCCACTTAGAACCtcccaaaccttttgaattagtcctcaactggcaaacTCAAAATGCCAGAGCCcagaatgatactttgttGACTATCAATTCCAAAGTTGAGAAAATCAGTTTACGAACTGAACAACTTGAGACGAAAGTTGACTCCATCTCTGGATAG